A single region of the Nomascus leucogenys isolate Asia unplaced genomic scaffold, Asia_NLE_v1 Super-Scaffold_258, whole genome shotgun sequence genome encodes:
- the MRM1 gene encoding rRNA methyltransferase 1, mitochondrial, with protein MALLSTVRGATWGRLVTRHFSHAARRGERPGGEELSRLLLDDLVPTSRLELLFGLSPCLLALQAARRSVARLLLQAGKAGLQGKRAELLRMAEARDIPVLRPRRQKLDTMCRYQVHQGVCMEVSPLRPRPWREAGEASPGDDPQQLWLVLDGIQDPRNFGAVLRSAHFLGVDKVITSRRNSCPLTPVVSKSSAGAMEVMDVFSTDDLTGFLQTKAQQGWLVAGTVGCPSAEDPQSSEIPITSCLEFLWDRPTLLVLGNEGSGLSQEVQASCQLLLTILPRRQLPPGLESLNVSVAAGILLHSICNQRKGFPTEGERRQLLQDPREPSARSEGLSMAQHPGLSSGSEKVRQNEG; from the exons ATGGCATTGCTCTCGACGGTCCGGGGCGCGACCTGGGGTCGCCTCGTCACCCGTCATTTCTCCCATGCAGCGCGGCGTGGGGAGCGGCCTGGTGGGGAGGAGCTAAGCCGCTTGCTGCTGGATGACCTGGTGCCGACCTCTCGGCTGGAGCTTCTGTTTGGCCTGTCCCCGTGTCTCCTGGCTCTGCAGGCCGCCCGCCGCTCCGTGGCCCGGCTCCTGCTCCAGGCGGGTAAAGCTGGGCTGCAGGGGAAGCGGGCCGAGCTGCTCCGGATGGCCGAGGCGCGGGACATTCCAGTTCTGCGGCCCAGACGGCAGAAGCTGGACACAATGTGCCGCTACCAGGTCCACCAGGGTGTCTGCATGGAGGTGAGCCCGCTGCGGCCCCGGCCTTGGAGAGAGGCCGGGGAGGCGAGTCCAGGCGACGACCCCCAGCAGTTGTGGCTCGTCCTCGATGGGATCCAGGATCCCCGGAATTTTGGGGCTGTGCTGCGTTCCGCACACTTCCTCGGAGTGGATAAGGTCATCACCAGCCGGAGAAACAG CTGCCCGCTCACTCCAGTAGTCAGCAAGTCCAGCGCGGGGGCTATGGAGGTGATGGACGTGTTCTCCACTGATGACCTCACCGGATTTTTACAG ACCAAAGCCCAGCAGGGCTGGCTCGTGGCCGGCACGGTGGGCTGCCCAAGCGCAGAGGATCCCCAGTCCTCCGAGATCCCCATCACGAGTTGCTTGGAGTTCCTCTGGGATCGGCCTACTCTCCTTGTGCTGG GGAATGAGGGCTCAGGTCTGTCCCAGGAGGTGCAGGCCTCCTGCCAGCTTCTCCTCACCATCCTGCCCCGGCGCCAGCTGCCTCCTGGACTTGAGTCCTTGAATGTCTCTGTGGCTGCAG GAATTCTTCTTCACTCCATTTGCAACCAGAGGAAGGGTTTCCCCACagagggggagagaaggcagcttCTCCAAGACCCCCGAGAACCCTCAGCCAGGTCTGAAGGACTCAGCATGGCTCAGCACCCAGGGCTGTCTTCAGGATCAGAGAAAGTGAGGCAAAATGAGGGCTGA